The following DNA comes from Quercus robur chromosome 1, dhQueRobu3.1, whole genome shotgun sequence.
AAGAAAACCTCATGAAATAAAGAACTGAACttgtttcaaggagaaattgatcGTTATATTAGTGTTAATCCATCTCTAAACGttaagtttaatcgtttttcttttggagttaacctagttctttaacatccacgctctacaaatttattgtttaggtctttaacgttcgaacccaatacgaatttgggatcgttacaaattgagtccttacaattacCATACGTAACTATGtaactcttatttttttaactaccAAATTTTACCATATGTaactcttattttatttttttttaagtctaatACTACATATAATTGAGTGGTCCCCCTCCCCacttgtaacaatttttttttaataaaaaaatcaacatctaataattgtttttaaaatcttaataaataaaaaatgtgtatTTATCTTACCCATATAAAATTTGATTGACGGCATGTAATATAGATGTCTAATATCTAAGAAGATATTTAGTGTATTTGGAATATGCACCATCTTCATCATAACATGTAAATCTAGTATGTAAGAGCCACATgttttaaatctaaaataaataccaaatgtGTTAGGCTCACATATGAGAGAGATGATATATATACTAAATGtatgaagatttttttaaaatttatttttaattacatcTCATTGCAAAGATGGAAGTTTCCTATggcctcgtttgggaggagggaatggaatgaaaatgaatgaaataatttaagaatattatttcattcccttgtttgagagttttaatagaAGGAATGAAaagtccattcccttgtttgaaAGTTTAAGTGAGAGGGAATGGAATTGGTATGAGGGAATACTCATTtttctctattcccttaaaatctcaaattttcattcctcccGAAATTGAGAGCAatgagagggaatgaaattagatttaatgatttttttactaaaactcccaaaataccccaatatattcaacattttattttaaaatagaagtctaatagtaatattgtcataaaataattatattccATCCCCTCCATATTActcccaaacaaaattacttacattccattcatttttattcatttattttaaaacatccaatcaaagttacttaattccattccattcatttcccttacttaaatacatttcattcatttctattcccttatgatcatttcattccattcctttatgaactcccaaacgaaaCCTAAGAaaaactttatttcttttgctttttcatCATGATTTGGCTGAACTCTTTTTAAATCATCTAGCAAAATTATTAATAACTGCCAACCAATCCAGATACAATGATGTGTATTCTTTCTCAAGGTAGAGAAAATTAACTGCTAACCAGCTTCTGATCAATGGTTAGTCCCCCGACCCCCACTTTGTATTTGATGTAATTCGAATATTTATTTAACATGGCTATAATACAAGAAATCACAAACCATTAACTTTCGAGTTTCAACTTAGCTGTAACTTTCACAGAGAAGTACTACGAGAATTCCTAACCTTCAACAACTGCTTTAACTTGGAAATTGAAATGGCACCCTATTactaatagaaaaaagaaattataaatttataatcttgGATTGTTACAGGCCTTGGGTGAGTCTATGCTAGGTGCCGCTGTACAGTCCCTGCTCCCACAGAGTAAAGCTAAACGTTAAAGCGCATTTGCTTTACACAGATTCAACAAAACATCATTCCAAATATACAGGAGCAGCTTCACAAATCTTGCTGTATCTAAGACTCATTTACATGCAAAAAAATCGTATCACAGCAGTAGTGCTATACAATGATAATACAACAGAACTCGATTTTAACTCCCACAATCAATTCGTGAACTCAATCCAAGCCGAGGAGAATGGCACAAACCCTTGTGCACTTGGAAAAGCTCTCACTTAGTCCACATGATAAGGGTTCCACAGTGGAGCTTATCATGTAAAAggataaaaatttgaaaagagtAAACTACCAAGAAGGATATACGCTGCAGAGTACGCCCAAATTAGATATGCCCATCTCTTAGAACCGGGATGTACCATTAAATGTGAGGCAAACCAATAAAGGGGAGGGCTGGCTGACAGGAAACGTGTAGCCACCTGTCAAGAATCAGTCATCAAATAACAACATAAGAAAGGAATCCATCATCAGATAAAGCGATACATGAAGGTGTTGGGACATTTAAACCATCTTTAAATAACACAAATTCTTCGAATTAGCAGGAATGtaataggaaaagaaaagaaactagAGAACAGCAAAAAGCAAAACAGAGTACTACTTAACAGCTCTAATTATAAACCAGAGTGAAACACCCTGCTTTTATATCCAAAAGCAGAACATTTTAAGCAAAGtttatattttgataagtaaatttTAAGAAGGGGAGATTCAAACTTCAGCAAAGTTAATGTTGATTAAAAAGAAACAGATGCCGGCAAATTTTCTAAAAGCTGTATACAACTTGGATCAGGGTACAtggaagaatatatatatatatatatatatgtatattgtaTAGGTGTGCATGGAAGAATATAATGTGAGCCACATAACAGATCTtgtgaagctttttttttttttaaattaaccaatacagGTCCATCCAACACATGTACATCCAGACACATAAAACTTACATAGTGAGATAACTTTTAGGAGTTTAGGAGCTTTTCAAGCCTGGAAGTCTTTTGAAAATTGTGTTCAATTTCATCAAAGCCAGGGCCTTATTGATATCGGGGCAAGTGAATGATGTGAATAATGACCTATCCATGGAACTGTACACCCCTTCCCCGCCCCTCAACTCATAAAACTTGTATAGTGAGTTTAACTTTTAGGAGCTTTAATCCCTTCAAGCCTTTGCAATCCTTtgatacagtttttttttttttttttttttttttttttttacctaccaaaaaaatttagctttgaTTCCATAAACTTGCTAATTCCCACTGGTGAGTAAAACTTGGTGGGAGTAAATATCAATTCCTATCCGTCTTATGAAAGTTTTATCGTAAGCCACATGGCCCACACACGCCTTCAACTTCTTACCAATAGGGATACCCTTTccattcttaaaataataatgatccAATACAATAGGCAAagtgacaaaattttcacaaagctGAAGTTGACGAACCGTATAATCTTCAACAGATTAAGGAATATTACATAAGTTATGAGATGAATGAGTCTACCTGCACATGCATGACAAAAAATGCCGTAGCTGCCATAAATCCCAACTGCAGAATAAATGGGAGAACCGAGATAGACAAGTATCCCAGCTTTGCTAATGGATCATTTTCTATTGGGAGAGCAACGGGATCCACTCTATTCGTATGCTTCCTCTGTCTAAGGTTGTGATTTTCTGTTATAAGCAATCATTAGTTGAAagtgttatttgtttttgtactGCAAACAGAGCATAACACCTCCCAAGAAAAAGAGCTAGCTCATGTGCATGATTACAAACACTCAGCAAGAACTATTTATTATATGATGTACTATATCTTCCCTATCATTTCAATGAAAGTAATACCTTGTATCTTAGAGTAAGATTTCTCTAGCAGGCGAGCTATATTTGATCTTGGAACTGACTCTAGAGAAAAAAGCAGAGctgaagaatttttttcctctatagAAGCTTGAAACCCCagggagaaaaaaatttcaggcCTCGACTTTGCATAGTAGATAATTGAACAAACCGCCAAAGACAATATAGGGGATGCGAGTAAAAAGTTTGGCAACTGCTTTAATTGAAAATATCTTAAGAAACCTACTCCCCTGGCatcaaaagaaacaattaatatatacaaaatttagacACACGCATCtttactttaattctttcttgtttttaaaaattaatatcttACAAGTTACAAAATATAACAGTCAAAATTAAATCATGTATATGGAGCTAGTTTACTGCTTACTTCATAGGGAGTTACATGACTTCAATAAAATGATCCGTTGGAAAGATAGAATAGGAAATCAATGCTAGATGGGCTcaaaaattgagatttttattctataaaaattTTCAGGATCAAATGCAAATCTTGCATCATCCAATagaaaattataacaaatacgatatcaataaacttaaaagaaatttaaaaaataacggCAATGCACCAAGCAAAGCAAGCACTCATCCTTAAGATGGCTTCGAAGCAATTATCAAtgaggaaaaggaaaatttaaaatctttcaCCTATATACATGGATTTGTAGCTAAGAACTTCAAGCATTAGTTAAAGATGAACATACCAATAATGACTTTGAATAAAATTGTACAGCAGAGGTACTCTTGCTTTGCACCAGGGCCTCATTTCATGTAAGTCACGTCCTAGGCATATATTATAGTATCCATATGCTTGAAAAGCAAAAAATGGAGTGAAAATACAGATACACCGCAAAGCTCCAGCTGTAAGAACCTGTATTGTCAACTGACATAGAAATAAGAATTATTAGCAATGCAAAACTGGATCTAACTTTGCCCACAAATTAATGATATCAAACCTTAATAAACATCTTACTTGAAAACATCAAAATGCAACAACCTGAATTAATTAGTTTTCAAAAGAACAACAGGTTGAATTTGTAATAATGCAAATGCTTTTGGTTGACAGGAACAGCTTTTTCCATGAAATTGAAGCAGGCATAAACACTAGAATTTCTGGTAACTGCATTAGAAATGACCAAGTAGGACTAAGGTTgaataaatgaaattttattgtattggaaaATATTCAATTTCATTGGATAcatcatatataatttatttggaCCAGCAATACTAAATGATAGCATAGCTAAAGCTTTTTTTCTGGACCCAGGCATATTTCAAATATTACACACTGGCAAGAAATCAAAGGTACTTGTTACATTTATAAATTCAGAGGTGTATGATTATCAAATGggacaaaaagaataatatTGAGATAAAATTCAGGAATATATgtactacaacaacaacaacaacaacaacaaccaagccttagtcccaaaattttggagttgGCTATGGATGCTCAACAAACTAGTCGGGTCAGCATCTGCATTCTTCTCCGCCTGGCAATTTAAAATAGAGTGACTAAATTTTATGCTTGCcttaatttattgattttttttctttgattggtAAGTAGCACATATGCTGACATAAACTTGGTAGGTATTGAACTGATAATCACACCCTCCACCCTGTACTTATGGTTGTGGAGGCACCATTTGGGCAAAAACTTAATAGAACTATCCAGATAGACAAACAAACAGAATGCAATTCAATTCTTCATACATTGATGGTGGATGAAAGTAAAGTGTTCaccataaacatatatatattgcaaaagTATAATGATTAAACatctaaacttgttttgtaaAATGTGAGATGGATGGAAACAAATGGCCTATTTATCCTTAGCCTCAACCAAGAcaatctaaaaaaatgaaacttacaAAAGTGCGCTTTTTGAGGAATAGTGCATCATAAGCGCGATGCATAGTCTGGAAACAGAAATAACCAGCATTAAGCACTCCATTAGACCTTGCACAACCAGAGAGAGCAAACGAAACAACAGCAACAGTATTTCCACCAGTTACTAAGTAGTATAACCCTCCAAACGAAAACAGGGCATACAAACTCTCTGAATATCTGTCATAATAACAACAAACCCAACAAATGTCTCACTTATTTTCACACTCCATTTTTCAAACAATCAATTTAAACAACAAAGAAGCAAGAACAACAGCAACATTACATCGATGAATAAAATATCGAAGCCGGGTTGAAGCAAAACAAAATCGAAGCCCGTAGTGCCAACTCAGAGTCTTTCAAAATAATAACTGAAAGCCTGTTAGAGCAAAcatgaatttcaaatttcacaTTCATTATTATTAACTTATTTAACTCTAAGCATTACATATCCTAACTATGGATCATAACTCACTTGTAAAAGTAAAAAGCTGCAAACACAAATGCAACATTATTGATGAAATAGCCGGACAATCCCAACACAGCTCTGTAACCAAATAAGGGTACCAATGGCgcgaaaactgaaaaaaaaaaaaaaaatcaaaaataattttagttggAAAAGGAGAAATCCTTTAAACtcgttttttatctttttattgtacgtgaattataaaaatataacggttggattacatgttgttattatatttttcatatttgcaaaattttaagaagatcaAATGTCAATAGCTACTTCAATTTCAAGTTctgtaatataaaattatgcataaataataagtttattgatcgaataataaataacatccgattgaaTGATCAAATGCAATCCAACCGctagattttttaaattcaaaaacctTCTATTTTAGTCTCTGTATTATGGTACTATTTTCAATTTGGCAATGGCAGGGACCAAAATGCAAGCAAATTTAAATATACAAGGATCAAAATGAAAGTTGAGAAAAAACTTGAGGACGAAATTGAAAGTGGAAATTGAGAGAGGGAGCTACCTGTGTGGGAGAGGAAGGAGAtgaagagagggaggagaggGAGGAAAGCGTAGGACTGCTCGTACTCGTAGGCGGCGCATTGGGCGACGCGGACGAAGAACACGGAGTCCCATACGATGCCGTTTTCGATGGCGGAGGCGAGCTTCGGGAATAGCACTACATCAGAGTCAGAGTTCTGGTCCTTTACGATTTCGAGGCAGTTAGGGTTTAGGGGAGCGGAGGTGTCGTAAGGTGTGAGGAGTGAGCGCCAGATGAGGATCAGAGTTAGGAGGAGGAGTCGAGAGAGGATCGCCGATTTGAGGACCAGTGTTTTGTGCTGCTGATTTGTAGGGAATGCggtggctgtggctgtggcgGCGGCggaggtggaggtggtggtggtcaTGGTAGAGAGAGGTGGCGGAAATGCAGATTGGGGGCGTTTTGGTTGTTTTAGGAGTACTCGTGGACTGTGTCACAGTGGTCGCGTCGCGTTCAGCAAATACGACGTCGTATTAGATCCAAacgatttttatttatttttgaatcgGATCCtagaaaatcattttagttCAATAGATTCTTGATTCAAGCTCGAATCGGATAAACCCGACCCGTTTGTTGGGGGCTACTGCAAGAATGTTGGGCCATATCCGTTTTGGTTTGAGGCTtgagtttgatttttatttttcatgtctAGTTAATGGGTGTTGGACATTTTTTAATGGGCCAATTTAAAAgggttttgataccacttttatgaaaaatataaaaatttatcaaaaaatttaaaatttttttcccatcaaaattttttgtaaatattttctaaaccaatgtTGTTAGAGAAtctgttaatattttatttatttattttttttaaataaacactAAGAGTAAGCTTGTAAATGAATCAAGccgtttataaataaattgagtTTGGCTTGATAAAAAACtcatttatgtttgtttgtttataaataaaccaagtttaatatttagttttagacttatttaataaatgagtcgagctcaagtaaaaaaaaaagttgtttatGAACAAGCCCCTAAACATTAGGGCTCGATACACAACAATTTGAGCCTACACTCATTTCTTTCtaagaatttaattaataaggACTTGAGAGTTGAAACCACTCACCCAAACCAAATAGTCTAGGTAATAAGCTTGATATGtgtttgataatatatttgtgttgaatctcaagctcaaaagcaTGATATTGAGCTCAAACTTTTATActtttatactttttatttttttgggtttacatattttattcatgacagtttttattttattttaagaagaagttgtattagtacttgactattaatgtgagagagaaatgtgGAGGTGGGGAAAAAACAGTtcagtgataaaaaaaaaaaatggtacgtttgtggaaaaaaaaagcaattttattattattaaaaaaagaagaagaagttgtattAGAACTTGACAACTAACGTGATAGAAAAATGTGAAAGTAGAAggaaaacccttttttttagctaaaaattaggagttttaaaattattaattttacatgTTTAACCCTATGATTTAAGTCTTAAAAACGGATGaatttgatgatattttgaaaatctaaattgAGAATCTTAATAAGGGGAAGCCCTTTAAttaatagtagtatagataatgAGCTCAAGTTTGAATATTATTTGTAAGTTTGATTCAAGCTCAAGCCAAGCTTGAGCATTCTAGTTTTGTTGTAAAGTCGAGTTTGAACATTCACTACTCGACAAAGTTCGGCTCGCTTATACCTTTGACTAAAAGAtagtagttgatttttttttttagtaaataggATGTGACAAAGGTTTTTTATTGTCAAATTAGAAATTTGAGAGTTTGAGATAAAAGTTTTCAACGAAAAGAAAACGAAATAAACGAGTTTGCAAAGGCATTTTCTTCATTTAGTAAGGACTACTATCCGACATTTACAGCCAGTTTATAAATATTGCTTTACTATTTTCATGGACAGAGCTCAATCTATAAAGTAGTATGAACCAAATGGTATCtgaaaaaacatgcaatttgtttcaactttcaagtatCAAATCAGCTATTTATTTCTCGTAGGACAAC
Coding sequences within:
- the LOC126719244 gene encoding uncharacterized protein LOC126719244, with product MTTTTSTSAAATATATAFPTNQQHKTLVLKSAILSRLLLLTLILIWRSLLTPYDTSAPLNPNCLEIVKDQNSDSDVVLFPKLASAIENGIVWDSVFFVRVAQCAAYEYEQSYAFLPLLPLFISFLSHTVFAPLVPLFGYRAVLGLSGYFINNVAFVFAAFYFYKLSVIILKDSELALRASILFCFNPASIFYSSIYSESLYALFSFGGLYYLVTGGNTVAVVSFALSGCARSNGVLNAGYFCFQTMHRAYDALFLKKRTFLTIQVLTAGALRCICIFTPFFAFQAYGYYNICLGRDLHEMRPWCKARVPLLYNFIQSHYWGVGFLRYFQLKQLPNFLLASPILSLAVCSIIYYAKSRPEIFFSLGFQASIEEKNSSALLFSLESVPRSNIARLLEKSYSKIQENHNLRQRKHTNRVDPVALPIENDPLAKLGYLSISVLPFILQLGFMAATAFFVMHVQVATRFLSASPPLYWFASHLMVHPGSKRWAYLIWAYSAAYILLGSLLFSNFYPFT